A single region of the Rattus rattus isolate New Zealand chromosome 8, Rrattus_CSIRO_v1, whole genome shotgun sequence genome encodes:
- the Cep63 gene encoding centrosomal protein of 63 kDa isoform X8 has translation MTGQLPKQRGFGDGGLVGRNTNSGAYWVGILHQQIEEQEKNKQEMALEYKEELMKLQEELSRLKRSYEKLQKKQLREFRGNTKSLREDRSEIERLTGKIEEFRQKSLDWEKQRLIYQQQVSSLEAQRKALAEQSEIIQAQLANRKQKLESMELSSQSEIQHLSSKLERAKDTICANELEIERLNIRVKDLMGTNVTILQEQRQKEEKLRESEKLLEALQEEQKELKASLQAQESFILDAKMQEKLQTKLKAVDTKHSVERSLEDCQVERKYSSSGQGVLDNVLSQLDISHSSEELLQAEVTRLEGSLESVSTTCKQLSQELMEKYEELKRMEGHNNEYRTEIKKLKEQILQADQTYSSALEGMKTEISQLTRELHQRDITIASAKCSSSDMEKQLKAEMQKAEEKAVEHKEILSQLDSLRLENRRLSETVMKLELGFHEAKEISLADLQENYIEALNKLVSENQQLQKDLMSTKSQLEHATHMCKKKDGRTFNPAHSRTAGFKNADLK, from the exons GTTGGAATATTGCATCAGCAgatagaagaacaagaaaaaaacaagcaagaaatgGCTCTGGAGTACAAGGAGGAGTTAATGAAGCTGCAGGAGGAA TTAAGCAGACTGAAGAGAAGCTATGAAAAACTGCAGAAAAAGCAACTAAGAGAATTTAGAGGAAATACCAAAAGTCTGCGAGAGGATCGGTCTGAGATTGAGAGGCTGACTGGAAAAATAGAG GAATTCCGACAGAAGTCTTTGGACTGGGAGAAGCAGCGTCTGATTTATCAGCAACAGGTATCTTCTCTGGAAGCACAGAGGAAGGCTCTAGCTGAACAGTCAGAGATAATCCAG GCTCAGCTTGCCAACcggaaacagaaattagagtCTATGGAACTGTCTAGCCAGTCAGAAATTCAGCACCTGAGCAGTAAGCTTGAGCGGGCTAAGGACACCATCTGTGCCAATGAGCTGGAAATAGAGCGCCTTAATATAAGGGTCAAGGACCTGATGGGAACCAATGTGACTATCCTGCAGGAGCAGCGGCaaaaggaggagaaactgagggagTCTGAAAAGTTACTAGAG GCTctgcaggaagaacagaaagagttGAAGGCAAGTCTTCAAGCTCAAGAAAGCTTCATTCTTGATGCAAAAATGCAGGAGAAACTGCAAACGAAACTAAAGGCAGTTGACACTAAGCACTCGGTAGAAAG GTCTCTGGAGGACTGTCAGGTGGAGAGGAAGTACAGCTCTTCAGGGCAGGGAGTCTTGGATAATGTGCTCTCCCAGTTGGATATAAGCCACAGCAGTGAAGAACTCCTACAGGCAGAGGTGACTCGTCTTGAAGGCAG TTTGGAATCTGTGAGTACAACATGTAAACAGCTGAGCCAAGAGCTAATGGAAAAGTACGAAGAGCTGAAGAGGATGGAAGGGCATAACAATGAGTACCGGACAGAGATAAAGAAG TTGAAGGAACAGATTCTGCAGGCTGATCAGACGTACAGTTCCGCCCTGGAAGGAATGAAGACGGAAATCTCCCAGCTAACTCGGGAGTTACACCAGCGAGATATCACTATTGCTTCTGCCAAGTGTTCCTCCTCAGACATGGAAAAGCAGCTGAAGGCAGAGATGCAGAAGGCGGAAGAAAAGGCCGTAGAGCATAAG GAGATTCTGAGTCAGCTGGATTCTCTCAGATTAGAAAATCGCCGTCTCTCTGAAACAGTGATGAAGCTGGAACTGGGCTTCCACGAG gcAAAAGAGATTTCACTAGCAGACCTTCAGGAGAATTATATTGAGGCATTAAATAAATTAGTGTCTGAAAATCAACAACTACAGAAAGATCTGATGAGCACCAAATCTCAGCTGGAGCATGCTACTCACATGTgcaaaaaaaaagatggcaggaCCTTTAACCCAGCACACAGCAGAACAGCCGGGTTCAAGAATGCAGACCTTAAGTAA